The Apium graveolens cultivar Ventura chromosome 6, ASM990537v1, whole genome shotgun sequence genome contains a region encoding:
- the LOC141664441 gene encoding uncharacterized protein LOC141664441, giving the protein MSTSIKHFSHPEHELILKENDVIKEDATCCVCNKTVLGFPTYTCSAIHDVDDIGCNNFYLHRSCAELPAQLYPHDKHNQHPLILQLRPDNCFCDDCYRKVKFIYICDGCDFGFCVACAFPCPDEDEQRELYHEGHQEHTLTLQRQALFKCDACWEEAKDFSYVCFSCDFWIHKKCAFSPLIIPEPAYHHHPLHLTYSIPEIHRIFVRFCNICDEPVHIHSWLYYCHKCTYFVHMKCAASTISKLNEIEAAGNDNDPDLIEFPLHSEEALFDLFTAQCSKFQVDSDGLRKDTNTISTKSLFDPHIIQEHWSHPNHPLQKLQFIISENDSDDDDDNTKVLTCDGCIKPISRTNPSYYGCIECGFYLHSVCATKLPHELPVGVSSFHPQHSLALEKGDKFYELLQCGSCGVCTNGFYYKCDTCDIKIDICCAFLPARIKLKSHKHHIFVQRPSSGSICSVSKFAIGVGMEYACEICSNFQISMSYLSCPSTVRHKYDDRAIALRHPPFFYEGVFYCETCEEPVDNRHNLFHCDDCDHSFHWDCFRWQARIKLGRIIGLGINNQLHTLAFIVMDVDILPALNVSAR; this is encoded by the exons ATGAGTACATCAATCAAGCATTTCAGCCATCCTGAGCACGAACTTATCTTAAAAGAGAATGATGTTATCAAAGAGGATGCTACATGTTGTGTCTGCAACAAAACAGTTCTGGGCTTTCCTACGTATACTTGCAGTGCTATTCATGATGTTGATGATATTGGTTGTAATAATTTTTATCTGCACAGGAGTTGTGCTGAATTACCCGCACAACTTTATCCTCACGATAAGCACAACCAGCATCCCCTTATTCTCCAACTACGCCCTGATAACTGCTTTTGTGATGATTGTTATCGTAAAGTAAAGTTCATTTATATATGTGATGGTTGTGACTTCGGTTTCTGTGTTGCTTGTGCTTTTCCTTGTCCTGATGAAGATGAACAGAGAGAGCTTTATCACGAAGGTCACCAGGAGCACACGCTAACATTGCAGAGGCAGGCTTTGTTTAAGTGTGATGCTTGTTGGGAGGAAGCTAAAGACTTTTCCTATGTATGTTTCTCCTGTGATTTCTGGATCCACAAGAAGTGTGCTTTCTCTCCGCTCATTATTCCAGAGCCTGCTTATCACCATCACCCCCTCCACCTTACCTACTCTATTCCAGAGATTCATCGCATTTTCGTTCGATTCTGCAACATCTGCGATGAACCAGTTCACATACATTCCTGGCTCTATTATTGTCACAAATGCACATATTTTGTTCATATGAAATGTGCCGCATCCACTATATCTAAATT AAATGAGATTGAAGCTGCTGGCAACGATAACGACCCAGATTTGATAGAATTTCCTCTTCACAGCGAGGAAGCACTATTTGATCTATTTACAGCCCAATGTTCAAAGTTCCAAGTTGATTCTGATGGTTTACGAAAAGATACTAATACCATATCTACAAAATCACTATTTGATCCACATATAATTCAAGAGCACTGGAGTCACCCGAATCATCCATTACAAAAACTCCAATTTATTATTAGTGAGAATGATAGCGACGATGATGATGACAACACAAAAGTTTTGACATGCGATGGGTGCATTAAACCCATATCTCGTACCAATCCATCTTACTATGGTTGTATCGAATGTGGTTTCTATCTCCACTCCGTATGTGCCACTAAATTGCCACACGAGTTGCCTGTAGGAGTATCCTCGTTTCACCCGCAGCATTCACTCGCTCTTGAGAAGGGAGATAAATTCTATGAATTGTTGCAATGCGGATCTTGTGGCGTCTGCACTAATGGATTCTACTATAAATGTGACACTTGTGATATCAAAATTGATATCTGTTGTGCATTTTTGCCTGCCAGGATAAAACTCAAGTCTCACAAGCACCATATCTTTGTTCAGCGTCCATCATCAGGTTCCATTTGTAGTGTTAGTAAGTTTGCAATTGGTGTTGGCATGGAATATGCATGTGAAATCTGTAGCAACTTCCAGATTAGTATGAGCTACTTATCTTGTCCGAGTACAGTAAGACACAAATACGATGATCGCGCAATAGCCTTGAGACATCCTCCATTCTTCTACGAAGGAGTATTCTACTGTGAAACATGTGAAGAACCAGTAGACAATCGGCACAACCTCTTTCATTGTGATGATTGTGATCATTCCTTCCACTGGGATTGCTTCCGTTGGCAAGCAAGAATCAAGTTAGGAAGGATCATTGGACTTGGTATAAACAATCAGCTACACACACTTGCTTTCATTGTGATGGATGTGGATATCTTGCCTGCATTGAATGTGTCAGCGAGATAG
- the LOC141664442 gene encoding uncharacterized protein LOC141664442, which produces MYMHVCAPHSLFTPASLNFIASLPMPTGLHNFALPDLKWTRTKLSKPSLEPESDDPNQEPAQQKQQANAVVAVEVDESSGKSWNLRPRKPVSAKSPVNLDVGVPKHVRREKKKKKLSISLTKDEIEEDLYSMTGTLPSKRPKKRNRAVQKLVDKVFPGSRLAGTSADSYRLQHFSQKRGF; this is translated from the exons ATGTATATGCATGTTTGTGCCCCTCATTCTCTCTTTACACCAGCCTCTCTCAATTTCATTGCTTCTCTCCCAATGCCGACTGGTCTGCACAACTTTGCTCTCCCTGACCTCAAATGGACACGCACCAAGCTCTCCAAACCATCTCTCGAACCCGAATCCGACGACCCGAATCAAGAACCAGCCCAACAAAAACAGCAGGCTaatgctgttgttgctgttgaagtTGATGAATCTTCAGGCAAGTCCTGGAATCTAAGGCCCAGAAAGCCCGTTTCTGCTAAATCCCCAGTGAATTTAGACGTAGGGGTGCCTAAGCATGTGCGAAGagagaagaagaaaaagaagcttTCGATTTCATTAACGAAGGATGAGATCGAAGAGGATTTGTATTCCATGACTGGAACGTTGCCATCTAAAAGGCCCAAGAAAAGGAACAGGGCTGTGCAGAAGCTGGTTGAT AAGGTGTTTCCTGGTTCGAGATTGGCTGGAACTAGTGCGGATTCGTACCGTCTTCAACATTTCTCGCAAAAGAGGGGATTTTGA